CGTGCCAACATATCCTTCATTGATCGCGGCAATCACATTAAAACCAGCTTTTGCCGTGATGACTTCGTTCGTGAACGGGTTCGTTATTGTCCTTCTATAATCGAGTACCCCATTGATCAGCGGCAGTGTTTCAGGTTTAGCCATGTTAATTTCATCTATGTATAAGAAATGACCGTAATTCATGGAATTGATCACAGGTCCAGGCACGAATTCAATCACCTGTTTTTCCTCTTTGTAAGATAATGTCTTGAAGCCCAATAAGCTTTCAGCATCCAAATCGACCGAGCAATTGACACTGAACATCGGCTGGTTGAATAGATGTGATAATGTCTCGGCAAACTTGGTTTTCCCAGCTCCCGTTGGCCCCTTCAAGAGAATGTTCTTCCCCATGCTCAAGGCAGAGATGGCATCCACCATCAAGTCCATCTCCGGAGGCAGATAACCGCCCGGACGAATCATTTCCTCAAATTGAACAGGATCTTTCTTGGTTGATTGTAATATAGTTGCGATTTCTTTTGGTAATTCATTGATCATTATGTCCCTACACCCCTTTTTGTACATTTTAAGGCTCTTTCCCACTAAAGACAAACGCGAAGAAAAAGAGCAGTCACACTAAGCTCATAAAAGTAAAAAAACCGATTCTCCACATGCTATGGAAATCGGTTTTAGTTCTTTTACTAACGCTGGTAACTCCTATTGCCGTGCAATGATTGGCAATCATTCAGGCATCCTTAAATTTTCCTCAACGCAGCAGAAATCGCAGTATCCCCTGCAACCAAGTCAAAAGAGCGCCTGTAGGTATTTTCTTCGGCCAAGGCAGCCAGAATCGTCCGGGCGACATCTTCCCGTGAAATCGAACCGCGATCCACCCCTTCAGCCGCGGTCACTTTGCCCGTTCCCGGTTCGTTCACAAGGCCGCCCGGACGAATGATCGTATATAATAAATCGCTTTGCAGCAAGGCTCTATCCGCATAATGCTTCGCCACATAATACGGTTTGATGGCTTCATTCCAATTATCCCGATTATTCGCCTGAAAAGCACTTACCATGATGAATCGGTCGATGCCCAGATTTTCTGCCGCCTCTATCGTTTTAACGGCACCATCCAGATCGATCAGCAGCGTTTGATCTGCGCCTGTGCGTCCACCGGACCCTGCTGTAAAGACGATGGCATCACAGCCTTTTGCCGCATTCGCAATCTCTTCCACCGATCCGGTCAAACTGACCACGACCGATTCAATTCCATTTTTCTCAAAGTGCTGTCTTTGTTCTTCCTTCCGGATCATTGCCCGGACACGATGTTCCTGGCTATCATTCAACAGGTCCACCAAGTGTTTACCGATCTGCCCATTTGCCCCAACTACGAATACCTTCATTGAAAGTCAGCTCCCATAATGGTTAGTTTGGTTTCATACAAATTATTTCATGGACGAAGCCCATTATCAAACAATCAGCCCATTACACAATGGAAAAAGTTTGGCAATAATCTATATCTACCTTATAATAATGACAACAAAACAACGAGGAGGTGTAAAGATTGGCAATACGTACCTTAATGCCACCTTCTGCAACATCTCATGCAAAGCCTAGTATTGGAGGCGATACTTTGCATGGGGTTCAATCTTTTTAAATTAAATCGCCCAACCTATCATTTCCGATATTTGGCTTTGCACCTTATTTCATTCTTAAAAAAGAATAAGGGGCTGGCAGAAATGAAATATGTAAAAGCAACGGCCGTTTTGCCGGAAAGGCTGCTCGTTGAAATACAAAAGTACGTACAAGGGGAAACCTTATATATACCCAAACCTGAAAAGACTCATCGCAAATGGGGAACGTGTTCGGGCTCAAGGGAGCTGATCGATGACCGAAATGCAGCCATAAGATCTGCATTCAAAGGCGGCCGTACCATCCTTCAATTGGCTGAAGAACATTTTCTCTCCGTGGAGACCATTAAGAAAATCGTTTATTCCAAATAAGAACACAAGCTAGCACTGATGATGATATCAGTGCTTTTTCATATGCATAGTATATTTCTTAGCCGTTTTCCCCCTTTTAATGCGATTGCGATTTCTGTAAAGTAAAAACAGGAGAGTGAAAACAATGGAACCTTTTATCAGAAGCGAGCAATATAACTTCATTAAATTACAAACACAGATTCTCATAAATGGCCACGCCACTGCAAACGACAGAGATGTGATCAATACCCTGAAAACTGTTTCCAAAGAACGTGTACTACAGTTGTTCAGCGACCTGAATGAAGATCAAAAACAGCTTTTGGACCCGGTTGACACGATTAAAGATCCCGCACAGGCCGAGAACTTTCTCTTGCAGATCAAGCCATATGTCATACCGTTTAAGGAAATAACCGAAAAAACGATAAAGAAGCTATTTCCAAAGGCAAAGAAATTAAAGGCACCATCGCTGGAAACCGTCGATTTAAGGGAAATATCATACTTGGGCTGGGATGATCACGGATCAGGAAGGAAATTCATTATCGCACCTCATCATGATACCTTCACTGGCCTGCACGGCACGATTAAACCGGCCAACAAAAAAGGGATCTGCGCCATCTGCAGCCGCTTTGAAGAAATAGGGATGTTCATGTCCGAAACAAAGGGAAAGGTTCAAGGAACATTCATAAAAAAAGGCAACTACATTTGTCTAGACAGCATGAAATGCAACCAAAACATCACCACTTTAGAAAAAATGACCGATCTCATCGAGAGGCTGAAATAAAATGAAAAAGCAATCCTTCAGCACCGAAGGATTGCTTGCTGTGCAAAAATTTGCGCCCCCAACAAAGTTCAAGACGCCATGACATTTTCAAAATTTACCGTTGCGATAATCATCAAAGGCCTGAATGATTTCTGCCTCCGTATTCATGACAAAAGGCCCTCTCGCCACCACAGGCTCCCCGATTGGTTCACCTGCATACAACATGACGCGCATCCTGCTGTGTGCTTCAATTTTCATCTCGCTCACCTCAGCATCCTGTGCCCCAGCCATCCAGAGAACCTGCCCTTGCCTTCCAGCGATTTGATTGGCGCCAAACTCGCCTTCTCCTTCCAATATATACAAAAAACCATTATATGATCCCGGAAGCTTAGGACTGACCACTGCGCCCTCCTCCATATTTATCTCCAACATCGTGATCGGCGCTACATTTTTCGTTTCAGCGGTTTTGTTTCCGTAAGATCCTGAAAATAATCGGATGTGAGCACCTTCGCCTTCGAAGGTCAACATATCTTTTTTCCGTAAGTCTTGATATCGCGAAGGCATCATTTTTGATTTTGCCGGTAGATTCACCCACAATTGCAGCAGGCTGACCATTTCCCCTTCTGCCGCATCCTCATTATGTTGGACACCTTGACCTGCCGTCATCCATTGAGCGTCCCCAGGATAAAGTACCCCCTCTCCATGTTTACTGTCATAATGATTAAGGTGGCCATCTATTAGGAAGGTGACCGTTTCAATTCCCCGATGAGGGTGAATGCCGAAAACACCGCTGCGCATATGATCGTGAGCCATAAGCAAAAAGGGATCATGCTCTTTCCAATCACCAGGCTCAACCACCCAAGCCATCGTGTGAATATCACTATTTTTTTGAAACCCTAGGGTCCGAACATTTTTTATATCACGGCTAAAAACACCTTTTTTGTCCATTTTGCATTCCTCCTTGAAATTACTATCCATGAGCTCATTATGTGCCTTTACCCGGCATAAATGAAGTAGGCACTTAATAGAGACATAGTTTCCTTGAAGAAACCTTTAACTCATGCATGCGTTTTGCAGTTTTTCGGTCAATCGAGTTAAAAAAGACATGAACAAGAAGCGCATAAAGTGCTCGAAAAACCGTATAATTGTAAAGTTGTCACAACGATGGATAAGATTGTAGGTAAGTGAAAAATCGCCATTTTACTCAATTTGCTTCATAATGGAACAATGAGATTCAATGAACTTCAAAAATGATGTCAGGTGTCACTAAAAAAGTGCTCACCTCACATTTTCGGGAAATGGAGGAAGAAGGGGTGACCTACCCGCAAGTCCCATTCTCCATGAACGAATACGGCAAAAAACTCCAAACCGAGGGGTGCTTCCCTTATTGCCCAAAAGCAGCAAATCGACATCAGAAAGAAGGAATGAATTTTGACACATAAAAAGAACCTTCATGTTCTATATCCTTATAACGATATGGAAAAGTATATCGAACAAGTTTTGAAGTATATCCAAGACGGTATCGCGGCTGGAGAGTACACCATCATTGTCGAAAATGACCGCCTATACCCCCTTATTCATAAAGAGCTGTGCAAACGATTGACGGACGATCAGCTCAAATTCATTCACTTTGTGAACAACTTCGATTTCTATTGTTCAAGCGGGAGTTATCATCCTCCTGCAATCGAACAATACTTTAATAAAATGGTCCAGCCTTATGTCGAAAACAAGATTTCTTTCCGATCATGGGCACATGTCGAGTGGGCCACCATCGATGAGCCCCTGGACATCATAGAAGAATTTGAGAGAATAGTGGACGAAGCCGTAAACCAGCTTCCATTTCCATT
This genomic stretch from Peribacillus muralis harbors:
- a CDS encoding ATP-binding protein, which encodes MINELPKEIATILQSTKKDPVQFEEMIRPGGYLPPEMDLMVDAISALSMGKNILLKGPTGAGKTKFAETLSHLFNQPMFSVNCSVDLDAESLLGFKTLSYKEEKQVIEFVPGPVINSMNYGHFLYIDEINMAKPETLPLINGVLDYRRTITNPFTNEVITAKAGFNVIAAINEGYVGTVPLNEALKNRFVVIEVPYIEGEQLKQLIETNTKLKDSKNIGLFVKLSGDLINAVNQGKVAEDAASIRALLDACDLSVLVPPKRAILRSIVDKLDEEREREFVKNLADTLF
- a CDS encoding SDR family oxidoreductase, producing the protein MKVFVVGANGQIGKHLVDLLNDSQEHRVRAMIRKEEQRQHFEKNGIESVVVSLTGSVEEIANAAKGCDAIVFTAGSGGRTGADQTLLIDLDGAVKTIEAAENLGIDRFIMVSAFQANNRDNWNEAIKPYYVAKHYADRALLQSDLLYTIIRPGGLVNEPGTGKVTAAEGVDRGSISREDVARTILAALAEENTYRRSFDLVAGDTAISAALRKI
- a CDS encoding CD3324 family protein; the encoded protein is MKYVKATAVLPERLLVEIQKYVQGETLYIPKPEKTHRKWGTCSGSRELIDDRNAAIRSAFKGGRTILQLAEEHFLSVETIKKIVYSK
- a CDS encoding FusB/FusC family EF-G-binding protein; translated protein: MEPFIRSEQYNFIKLQTQILINGHATANDRDVINTLKTVSKERVLQLFSDLNEDQKQLLDPVDTIKDPAQAENFLLQIKPYVIPFKEITEKTIKKLFPKAKKLKAPSLETVDLREISYLGWDDHGSGRKFIIAPHHDTFTGLHGTIKPANKKGICAICSRFEEIGMFMSETKGKVQGTFIKKGNYICLDSMKCNQNITTLEKMTDLIERLK
- a CDS encoding pirin family protein — encoded protein: MDKKGVFSRDIKNVRTLGFQKNSDIHTMAWVVEPGDWKEHDPFLLMAHDHMRSGVFGIHPHRGIETVTFLIDGHLNHYDSKHGEGVLYPGDAQWMTAGQGVQHNEDAAEGEMVSLLQLWVNLPAKSKMMPSRYQDLRKKDMLTFEGEGAHIRLFSGSYGNKTAETKNVAPITMLEINMEEGAVVSPKLPGSYNGFLYILEGEGEFGANQIAGRQGQVLWMAGAQDAEVSEMKIEAHSRMRVMLYAGEPIGEPVVARGPFVMNTEAEIIQAFDDYRNGKF
- a CDS encoding MEDS domain-containing protein encodes the protein MTHKKNLHVLYPYNDMEKYIEQVLKYIQDGIAAGEYTIIVENDRLYPLIHKELCKRLTDDQLKFIHFVNNFDFYCSSGSYHPPAIEQYFNKMVQPYVENKISFRSWAHVEWATIDEPLDIIEEFERIVDEAVNQLPFPLICAYAAHKMPPYLEKILLETHPYILIEDDIIISDRYTPAPSIK